A single window of Microbispora hainanensis DNA harbors:
- a CDS encoding DUF222 domain-containing protein: MAQELALTPLPDDVDMCLAEAEELLFARDRITSALADRVGRVHRAGQARQHGHASTRCWLRTSGGMTVGGAGRLLTLGAELPRLPTVREKFAAGELAAGVVEAICAAVAGLSDEQAGLAEPILVDLAGKAGAAEVAKAGRHLRAVLDPDGDERDERADYGRRFLRVRPGKGGGVEGEFYLPREAGARLMALLQAYAKLRAQGDDRPLTVRQADALIALLEQKIVTELLVVVSAESLPTDPETTDPETTDPTDPTDPTDDNPYPADPATQDPADPATDDTDPATQDPADPATDDPADHVEDARDAEDFEEGREHTGDFAPGESDDLDSAEAEAGAGAGSNADADGAADACTESAADTVAPAPVEAADNASDAMSGPGHASGADGPDGFDTPEADVTSDYTPDATGSSEAPSEAVATGDCDSDAESADDPTGAEGAASGVMGDPTAGGTDCPDADNAGDPAPAEADEFDTAEAEAGAGTGSDAGERRPGECEPSDTASTAVAEGDHTASTASAEGGETVSTSSAERHETAPATGGDGDRAAAPSGAPHTTRRGAAWPADRGGHSDTAPSDTAPSDTASWDTASWGAGSWGASPSQAEHSEAAPSQAASSAAVSSEAAWPDPPPEDASARHTHAGPRPTGDCRHGQGTPGTSEGASPGAGQGASRGASAGTMPGASLGTALGASAGMPPGGLLGSALGASLGASLGASLGMAPGTAPGLLLATGQVLPLSSVHRLARTSTLVRIVMNAEGQVLDMGRKVRLATPAQRRAIYARYATCWIDGCPLPATMCQIDHADNWSTGGLTDLKLLGPACQFHNRDRYQHPDRYTRRKVGEDRWAFTYHRLGQARRLHE, from the coding sequence GTGGCCCAAGAGCTGGCGCTGACCCCGCTTCCCGATGACGTGGACATGTGCCTGGCCGAGGCGGAGGAGTTGCTGTTCGCCCGCGACCGGATCACCAGCGCCCTGGCCGACCGGGTGGGGCGGGTGCATCGTGCGGGGCAGGCCAGGCAGCATGGGCATGCCTCCACCCGGTGCTGGCTGCGCACGAGTGGGGGGATGACGGTGGGGGGTGCGGGCCGCCTGCTCACGTTGGGGGCGGAACTGCCGCGCCTCCCTACCGTGCGGGAGAAGTTCGCTGCGGGTGAGTTGGCGGCGGGGGTGGTGGAGGCCATCTGCGCCGCTGTGGCCGGGCTATCGGATGAGCAGGCCGGCCTGGCGGAGCCGATCTTGGTGGACCTGGCGGGCAAGGCCGGGGCGGCGGAGGTCGCCAAGGCCGGCCGCCATCTGCGGGCGGTGCTGGACCCTGATGGGGATGAGCGGGATGAGCGGGCCGATTACGGGCGGCGGTTCCTGCGGGTCCGCCCGGGCAAGGGCGGCGGCGTGGAAGGGGAGTTCTACCTGCCGCGTGAGGCCGGCGCCCGGTTGATGGCGTTGTTGCAGGCGTACGCCAAGCTGAGGGCGCAGGGGGATGACCGCCCGCTGACGGTACGTCAGGCGGACGCGCTGATCGCCCTGCTGGAGCAGAAGATCGTCACCGAGCTCCTCGTCGTGGTCAGCGCCGAATCCCTCCCCACCGACCCCGAAACCACCGACCCCGAAACCACCGACCCCACCGACCCCACCGACCCCACCGACGACAACCCATACCCCGCCGACCCGGCCACCCAAGACCCCGCCGACCCGGCTACCGACGACACCGACCCGGCCACCCAAGACCCCGCTGACCCGGCCACCGACGACCCCGCCGACCATGTCGAGGACGCGCGGGACGCCGAGGACTTCGAGGAAGGCCGGGAGCACACGGGCGACTTTGCTCCCGGCGAGTCCGACGACCTCGACTCGGCCGAGGCCGAGGCAGGTGCCGGTGCGGGGAGCAATGCCGATGCCGACGGAGCCGCTGACGCCTGCACCGAGAGCGCCGCCGACACCGTAGCCCCTGCGCCTGTCGAGGCCGCCGACAATGCCTCCGACGCGATGAGCGGCCCCGGTCACGCGAGCGGCGCGGACGGCCCCGACGGCTTCGACACTCCCGAGGCCGACGTCACCAGCGACTACACCCCCGACGCCACGGGAAGCTCCGAGGCCCCGAGCGAGGCCGTTGCCACCGGCGACTGCGACAGCGACGCCGAAAGCGCCGACGACCCCACCGGGGCCGAGGGCGCCGCCTCCGGCGTGATGGGCGACCCCACTGCGGGCGGCACCGACTGCCCCGACGCCGACAACGCTGGCGACCCTGCGCCCGCCGAAGCCGACGAGTTCGACACTGCCGAGGCCGAGGCAGGTGCCGGTACGGGTAGCGATGCCGGTGAGCGGCGGCCCGGCGAGTGCGAGCCGTCCGACACCGCAAGCACCGCCGTTGCCGAGGGCGACCACACCGCAAGCACCGCCTCCGCCGAGGGCGGAGAGACCGTCAGCACCAGCTCTGCCGAGCGCCACGAGACCGCGCCCGCCACAGGCGGCGACGGCGACCGCGCTGCGGCCCCGTCTGGAGCACCGCACACCACACGGCGCGGGGCAGCATGGCCAGCCGACCGTGGAGGGCATTCGGACACGGCGCCTTCGGACACGGCGCCTTCGGACACGGCGTCTTGGGACACGGCGTCTTGGGGCGCGGGGTCTTGGGGCGCGTCGCCATCGCAGGCAGAGCACTCGGAGGCAGCGCCATCTCAGGCGGCGTCTTCGGCGGCGGTGTCTTCGGAGGCGGCGTGGCCGGATCCTCCTCCCGAGGACGCCTCCGCACGTCACACCCACGCCGGGCCTCGGCCTACGGGGGACTGCCGGCATGGCCAGGGCACGCCAGGGACGTCGGAAGGGGCGTCACCTGGAGCAGGGCAGGGTGCGTCACGGGGTGCGTCGGCGGGCACGATGCCCGGGGCGTCGCTGGGGACGGCGCTGGGAGCGTCAGCAGGCATGCCGCCAGGGGGACTGCTGGGATCAGCATTGGGGGCATCGCTGGGGGCGTCGTTGGGGGCGTCGTTGGGAATGGCACCGGGGACAGCGCCGGGGTTGCTGCTGGCGACCGGGCAGGTGCTGCCCCTCTCCAGCGTGCACCGCCTCGCCCGGACCTCGACACTGGTCCGGATCGTCATGAACGCCGAGGGACAGGTTCTCGACATGGGCCGAAAAGTCCGCCTCGCCACCCCCGCCCAACGCCGGGCCATCTACGCCCGCTACGCCACCTGCTGGATCGACGGCTGCCCACTCCCGGCGACCATGTGCCAGATCGACCACGCCGACAACTGGAGCACCGGCGGCCTCACGGACCTGAAGCTGCTGGGCCCGGCCTGCCAGTTCCACAACCGCGACCGCTACCAGCACCCCGACCGCTACACCCGCCGCAAAGTCGGCGAAGACCGCTGGGCCTTCACCTACCACCGCCTCGGACAAGCCCGACGACTACATGAATGA
- a CDS encoding YciI family protein, giving the protein MEFFCYHRDRPGSDPLREELVEAHWSYMDRFDAELIARGPTLDRAAGIATGSVHIVDLPDPAAARAFAFDEPNYQAGVYRDVMIRRWRNALGRTMWDFPGGRDGGNRYLVLGLGSGEAADLVPPTDRDELIAYGPLLSDDGAAWLGTAALVRAPDMDAARAVLTRDRYAAIEVHDWEFGGRR; this is encoded by the coding sequence GTGGAGTTCTTCTGTTATCACCGTGATCGGCCCGGCTCGGACCCGCTGCGCGAGGAGCTGGTGGAGGCCCACTGGTCCTACATGGACCGGTTCGACGCGGAGTTGATCGCCCGTGGCCCGACTCTGGACCGCGCCGCGGGCATCGCCACCGGCAGCGTGCACATCGTCGACCTGCCCGATCCCGCCGCCGCGCGTGCGTTCGCCTTCGACGAGCCCAACTATCAGGCCGGGGTGTATCGGGACGTGATGATACGGCGGTGGCGCAACGCGCTCGGACGCACCATGTGGGACTTTCCCGGCGGCCGGGACGGCGGCAACCGATATCTGGTGCTGGGTCTGGGCTCCGGGGAGGCCGCCGATCTCGTTCCGCCGACCGATCGGGACGAACTGATCGCGTACGGGCCGCTGCTGTCCGACGACGGCGCCGCCTGGCTGGGTACGGCGGCGCTGGTCCGGGCACCGGACATGGACGCGGCACGCGCCGTCCTGACCCGGGACCGGTACGCCGCCATCGAGGTGCACGACTGGGAGTTCGGCGGGCGGCGGTAG
- a CDS encoding GNAT family N-acetyltransferase yields the protein MGFFRIRTTVDERPGRLASLATALADKGGNILGLSVQPDTDGTVDEFVTDIPASPEAVREALEAAGGRRVRIVPATAHELTDEPTRTLLLAARLRTAPWRLPEILGELLRADDARWVYGASAALARSEDGDGDEGEAVELPDPGLLVVPVAPRRSIRLRRSGLPFTLTEAARAAAMVRLAQPPAEPSAAEGPVRLADGAEVQVKPLTSLYREALRDLHERCSPETRRFRYFTANPTLPPRTFDRLCDRSRGQSLVAGHDGQVVALASLMFTADPGIAEIAFLVEDRWQGRGLGGRLARMLLAQARDLGFAEVRATLLYDNTRMRRLLSSLGATLAHTEDPGVMEARIAVGVMATASPS from the coding sequence ATGGGGTTCTTCCGGATCCGTACGACCGTGGACGAGCGGCCCGGGCGGCTGGCGTCGCTGGCGACCGCCCTGGCCGACAAGGGCGGCAACATCCTCGGCCTTTCGGTGCAGCCCGACACGGACGGCACGGTCGACGAGTTCGTCACGGACATCCCCGCCTCCCCCGAGGCCGTACGCGAGGCGCTGGAGGCCGCGGGCGGGCGGCGGGTGCGGATCGTGCCCGCCACCGCGCACGAACTGACCGACGAGCCGACGCGCACACTGCTGCTCGCCGCCCGGCTGCGCACGGCCCCCTGGCGCCTGCCGGAGATCCTGGGCGAGCTGCTGCGCGCCGACGACGCCCGCTGGGTGTACGGCGCGAGCGCCGCGCTCGCGCGCAGCGAGGACGGCGACGGCGACGAGGGGGAGGCTGTCGAACTGCCCGACCCGGGCCTGCTCGTGGTGCCCGTGGCGCCCCGGCGGTCGATCCGGCTGCGCCGCTCCGGGCTCCCGTTCACCCTGACCGAGGCGGCCCGTGCCGCCGCGATGGTGAGGCTGGCGCAGCCGCCGGCCGAACCGTCCGCGGCCGAGGGGCCGGTGCGGCTCGCCGACGGCGCGGAGGTGCAGGTCAAGCCGCTGACCTCGCTCTACCGCGAGGCGCTGCGCGACCTGCACGAGCGCTGCTCGCCCGAGACGCGCAGGTTCCGCTACTTCACCGCCAACCCCACCCTGCCGCCCCGCACGTTCGACCGGCTGTGCGACCGGTCCCGCGGCCAGTCGCTCGTCGCGGGGCACGACGGCCAGGTCGTGGCGCTCGCGTCGCTGATGTTCACCGCGGACCCGGGCATCGCGGAGATCGCCTTCCTCGTGGAGGACCGCTGGCAGGGCCGCGGGCTCGGCGGCCGCCTGGCCCGCATGCTCCTCGCCCAGGCCAGGGACCTCGGCTTCGCCGAAGTGCGGGCGACCCTCCTGTACGACAACACGCGCATGCGCAGGCTCTTGAGCTCCCTCGGCGCGACGCTCGCCCACACCGAGGACCCTGGTGTGATGGAGGCGCGGATCGCCGTGGGCGTGATGGCGACAGCGTCCCCGAGCTGA
- a CDS encoding FAD-dependent oxidoreductase — MTAPLSPGFVNGEVSFWYRSPGVPTPGEPLGGDLQADVAVIGAGYTGLWTAYYLKKADPSLRIVVLEKEFAGFGASGRNGGWLTGALAGSPERYAKTHGRDGARRLQRAMFEAIDEVIRIAREEGIDADIVKGGLLTVARGPAQDLRLREELTSQRAWGWDAGDVRLLTSDEMNDRLRIAGATGATWSPHCARIQPAKLVRGLARAVRDLGVEIYERTPVTEIAPGRAVTPYGTVRADHVLRCTEGFTATIAGHRRDWLPMNSSMIVTEPLPEEVWAELGWQGRELLGDMAHYYMYAQRTADDRIAFGGRGRPYLYGSRVDERGHTHDWTVDALWDLLVSFFPAVAGSRVEHAWSGVLGVPRDWCSAVHVDPATGLGWAGGYTGHGVTTTNLAGRTLCDLVLRRDTDLTRMPWVDRRVRAWEPEPLRWLGVHSMYRLYRLADARERRGMTRTSVLARIADKITGH, encoded by the coding sequence ATGACAGCTCCCCTGTCCCCCGGCTTCGTCAACGGCGAGGTGTCCTTCTGGTATCGGTCGCCGGGAGTGCCCACCCCCGGAGAGCCCCTGGGCGGCGACCTGCAGGCCGACGTGGCCGTGATCGGCGCGGGCTACACGGGGCTGTGGACCGCCTACTACCTGAAGAAGGCCGACCCGTCGCTGCGGATCGTCGTGCTCGAGAAGGAGTTCGCCGGGTTCGGCGCGTCGGGACGCAACGGCGGCTGGCTGACCGGCGCGCTGGCCGGCTCCCCCGAGCGGTACGCGAAGACCCACGGACGGGACGGCGCCCGGCGGCTGCAGCGCGCGATGTTCGAGGCCATCGACGAGGTCATCCGTATCGCCCGCGAGGAGGGCATCGACGCCGACATCGTCAAGGGCGGCCTGCTCACCGTCGCGCGCGGCCCGGCGCAGGACCTGCGGCTGCGCGAGGAGCTGACGAGCCAGCGCGCCTGGGGCTGGGACGCCGGCGACGTCCGGCTGCTGACCAGCGACGAGATGAACGACCGGCTGCGCATCGCGGGAGCCACCGGGGCCACCTGGAGCCCGCACTGCGCCAGGATCCAGCCGGCCAAGCTCGTCCGCGGCCTGGCGCGGGCCGTACGCGACCTGGGCGTCGAGATCTACGAACGGACCCCCGTCACCGAGATCGCGCCGGGCCGGGCGGTCACGCCGTACGGCACGGTGCGGGCGGACCACGTGCTGCGCTGCACCGAGGGGTTCACCGCCACCATCGCCGGTCATCGCCGCGACTGGCTGCCCATGAACAGCTCCATGATCGTCACCGAGCCGCTGCCCGAGGAGGTCTGGGCGGAGCTCGGCTGGCAGGGCCGCGAGCTGCTCGGCGACATGGCGCACTACTACATGTACGCCCAGCGGACGGCCGACGACCGCATCGCCTTCGGCGGGCGCGGCAGGCCCTACCTGTACGGATCGAGGGTCGACGAGCGGGGGCACACGCACGACTGGACCGTGGACGCCCTGTGGGACCTGCTGGTCTCCTTCTTCCCGGCCGTCGCCGGGTCGCGGGTGGAGCACGCCTGGTCGGGCGTGCTCGGCGTGCCGCGTGACTGGTGCTCGGCCGTGCACGTGGACCCGGCCACCGGCCTCGGCTGGGCGGGCGGCTACACGGGTCACGGCGTGACCACCACCAACCTCGCCGGGCGCACGCTGTGCGACCTGGTGCTGCGCCGCGACACCGACCTGACCCGGATGCCGTGGGTGGACCGGCGGGTGCGCGCCTGGGAGCCCGAGCCCCTGCGCTGGCTCGGCGTCCATTCGATGTACCGTCTCTACCGCCTGGCCGACGCCCGCGAACGCAGGGGCATGACCAGGACGTCCGTACTGGCCAGGATCGCCGACAAGATCACCGGGCACTGA